Proteins encoded within one genomic window of Eurosta solidaginis isolate ZX-2024a chromosome 1, ASM4086904v1, whole genome shotgun sequence:
- the Dlc90F gene encoding dynein light chain Tctex-type: MDEARDESQFIVDDVSKIIKDAIENTIGGNAYQHDKVNNWTGQVVENCLSVLTKEQKPYKYIVTSMIMQKNGAGLHTASSCYWNNDTDGSCTVRWENKTMYCIVSVFGLAV; encoded by the coding sequence ATGGATGAAGCACGCGATGAAAGCCAATTTATTGTAGACGACGTAAGCAAAATAATTAAAGATGCTATTGAAAATACTATTGGTGGTAACGCCTACCAGCATGACAAGGTAAACAATTGGACTGGACAAGTTGTTGAGAATTGCTTGAGTGTACTAACCAAAGAGCAGAAACCATACAAATATATTGTTACATCGATGATTATGCAGAAGAATGGCGCCGGTCTACATACAGCTAGCTCATGCTATTGGAATAATGACACCGATGGTAGTTGCACTGTACGTTGGGAAAATAAGACAATGTACTGCATCGTATCGGTGTTTGGTTTGGCTGTTTAA